The Catenulispora sp. MAP5-51 nucleotide sequence CCACCGAGATCGCCAGCGAGGCGGCGTTCCCCACTGTGAAGTCATGGATCTTGAACAGCGACAGGTCGAACATCGGCTCGGCGATGTGGGACTCGATGAGGTAGAAGCCGATCAGGCCGACCACCCCGACCGTCAGCAGCGTGATCACCGTCGGGTTCGTCCACCCCATCGCGTGCCCGTGATACGGCTGGAGCCCCTGCGTGACGCCGATCAGCACCGCCCCGAGCCCGACCGCGAAGGTCACGTTGCCCCACCAGTCGATCCGCCCGCCGGTGGCCCGGCTGGTCTCGCGCAGCCGCCGGTAGGCCCAGTACGTGCCGAAGATGCCGACCGGCACGTTCACCCAGAACACCGCGCGCCAGTCCCATGCCGACAGCAGCCCGCCGGCCACCAGGCCGATGAACATCCCGGCCAGCGCCGCGACCTGGTTCACGCCCAGGGCGAAGCCGCGCCGGTGGGCGGGGAAGGCGTCGGTGAGGATGGCCGCGGAGTTGGCCATCAGCATCGAGCCGCCCACGGCCTGCAACAGCCGCCAGCCGATCAGCCACATCGCGCCGTGCGCCCCGTCGAAGGGATCGAAGGACAACAGCACCGAGGCGATGGTGAACACCATGAAGCCGGCGTTGTAGATGCGCACGCGCCCGAACATGTCGCCGAGGCGGCCCAGGGAGACCACGAACACCGCCTGCACCAGGCGGTATCCCATGATCATCCAGAGCAGGTAGGCGATGTTCCCCGGGGCCAGCGGGTCCAGGTGGATGCCCCGGAAGATCGGCGGGAGGGCGATCAGGACGATCGAGCCGTCCAGCGCCGACATGAACATCGCGGCGGTGGTGTTGGTCAGCGCGACCCACTGGTAGCGCTTGTCGGTGGCCGGCTCCACGGCCGTGGCGACCGCCATCAGATCTTCTCCGCGAGGCGCTGTATGAGGGGGGCGGCGGCGGCCAGCGTCCGCAACTCCTCCTCGGTGAACTCCCCGGCCAGGCCGGCGGCGATGACGCGGGCGCGGGCGCTGCGCTTGAGGCGCAGCACCTCCCGTCCGGACTCGGTCACGGTGGTCACCGAGCGCCGTCGGTCGGCCTCGTCCCGGCGCCGCTCGACCAGGCCCTGCTCCTCCAGCGCGGCCAGCGTGATGCCCATCGCCTGCGGGCTGATCTGCTCGATCCGGGCCAGCTCGGCGCCGGTGGTCGGACCGAGGCGGTCCAGCCGGGCCAGGGCCGAGCGCTCCGGCAGGGTCGGTTCGCCGGGCGCGGCGGTCTGCCGCAGGCGACGGACCACGAGGCTGATCGCGCTGTAGAGCGCGGTGGACAGATCGTCCACGCTGGGGGCGTCCATATGCTCAACCTAGATTGATAAATCTTGGTTGTCAATCAATCTTGAGGATTGCCAGAGTGGTCAGGCGTTGCTAAAACATCCAATGAATACGCCCTCTGATCCGGGTGTGTCCGGCCAATCCGTGCTCAACGGCGAGAGGGTCATCGGATGTCTTTCCGGCGAAAACTGCTCAGTTGGACCGGCGCGGCGCTCCTGGCCGCGGTTCTGGTGCCGATCGGAGCGCATCAGGCCGCTGCCGCTCGCGCGGCGGCGGCGACCACGCTCTACGCCAGCCCCGGCGGCGACGGCGCCGCGTGCACGCTCGACAACCCCTGCTCGCTGGCCAAGGCGCAGCAGAGCGTCAGGGCTCTGGCCCCGACGATGTCCGGCGACATCACCGTGGACCTGCGCGGTGGCACCTACCAGCTGTCCTCCGCCCTCAGCTTCACCCCGGCCGACTCCGGGACAGGAGGCCACACCGTCGTCTGGCAGGCCTACCCCGGTGAGACGCCGGTGTTCTCCGGCGGCCGGAAGGTCTCCGGCTGGCAGGTCTACGACTCCGGCAAAGGCATCTACCGGGCTTCGGTACCGACCGGGACGCAGTCGCGCCAGCTCTTCGTCAACGGCGTCCGCGCCGACCGCGCCCGCAGCGCGCTGAACCCCGCCGGGTTCACGGTCACCGCGACGGGCTTCACCACCAGCGACCCGCAGTACCTGAGCTGGTCCAACCCGGCGAGCGTGGAGATCGTCCACCTCAACGCCTGGAAGGAACTGCGCTGCCCGGTCACCGCCATCACCCCGGCCTCGGGCGGCGGCTCGGCGTTCACACTGGCGCAGCCCTGCTTCGGCAACGCCGGCGCCCCGCCCTACCCTTCGGGCTACTTCCCCTACAACGGCGGCGGATCACCGGGCCTGGACTCGATCAGCTGGATCGAGAACAACTACGCGCTGCTGTCCGCGCCGGGCCAGTTCTCCCTCGACTCGAACGCCGGATACGTCTACTACATACCGCGCGCCGGCGAGAACCTGGCGCAGGCCGACGTCGAACTCCCCACGACCCAGACCCTGGTCTCCCTCGCCGGCACCCCCGGCCACCCGACCCCGGTCGACGACACCGACTCCAGCATCACCTACACCGGCAGCTGGGGATACAGCTCCGGACGCACCTACGGCGACCTCGGCGACGACGTCCACTACACGCAGACCAACGGCGACTCGGCGACGATCACCTTCACCGGCACCGGGATCGATGTCCTGTCCGAGGCCAACAACGACGAAGGCGACATCGACGTCTACGTCGATGGTGCGTTGGACCGGACCGTCACGGCGAACCGCACCGCCGAACGCCTCGCCCAACAAGTCGTCTATTCCAAGACGGGCCTGTCGCAGGGCACGCACACCATCAAGCTCGTCAAGAAGGACAACAGCTACCTGCTGATCGACGGCTACGTCCCCATCGCCGCCCCGATCGCCCCCGTGCACGACATCGCCCTGCGCGGCATCACCTTCTCCTACGCCACCTGGCTCGGCGCCAACGGCCCCGACGGCTACCGCGACAACCAGGCCGGCGTCACCTGGACCGGCACCCCGGCCGTCGCCGGCCGCGTCGGCGCCGCCGTCCAGGTCAGCCGCGGGCAGCGGATCGAGATATCCGGCGGCACCTTCGCGCACCTTGGCGGGACCGCGGTGGATCTGGCGAACGGCACGCAGGACAGCACCGTCAGCGGCAACCGCATCTACGACACCTCCGGCAGCGGCGTCAGCGTCGGCGAGTTCGACGACTTCTCCCTCACCGATCCCGCGCGCATGACCTCCGGCGACACCGTCTCCGACGACGCGATCTCCTACGTCGGCCAGGAATACCAGGACTGCGTCGGCATCCTGGTCGGCAACGGCCGCGGCATCACCCTCGCCCACAACGACATCGGCCACACCCCCTACTCCGGCATCTCCCTGGGCTGGGGATGGGGCTGGGCCTCGACCAACGGCGGCAGCCGCCACGGCACCATCTACTCCCAGGGCAACGCCATCACCGGCAACTACGTGCACGACGTCATGCGCGTCCTGAACGACGGCGGCCTCGTCTACACCCTGGGCGGCCAGGGCGACGGCACGGTCCACTCCATCTTCACCGGCAACGTGCTCAGCACCTGCACCTCGGCCAGCGGCGGCTGCCAGGGGATCTACCTCGACGAGGGCAGCTCCTGGTGGACCGTCAGCGGCAACGTGGTGAGCCAGACCGCCGGGAACTGGGCCAACATGTGGACCCCGACCATCCACGACGACACCTTCGACAACGACTACACCGACGTCACCCGGCTCAACAACAACGGCACCAACGTCACCATCACCGGTACGACCTCCGTGACCAACGGCGTGTGGCCGTCCGGTGCGCAGAACATCGTCGCCGCCGCCGGATTGCAGGCCCCGTACAAGAACCTCGCGATTCCCGAAGCAGACCTGGTCAACGACGGCGCCACCGGTTCGCTGCTGGCACCGGGGACGATCACCTACACCGGCTCGTGGACCGAGAACAGCGGACGCGACTACGGCGACCTGAACGAAGACGTCCACGCCACCACCGCCAACGGCGACAGCGTCACCTTCTCCTTCACCGGAACCGGCATCCGCGTCCTCGGCGAGCGCAACAACGACCAGGGCACCCTCGGCGTCACCCTGGACGGTGCCGCGGCCGGCACAGTGGACACCTCGACGGCCGGCGCGCGCCAGCTCCAGGCACCGA carries:
- a CDS encoding MarR family winged helix-turn-helix transcriptional regulator; translated protein: MDAPSVDDLSTALYSAISLVVRRLRQTAAPGEPTLPERSALARLDRLGPTTGAELARIEQISPQAMGITLAALEEQGLVERRRDEADRRRSVTTVTESGREVLRLKRSARARVIAAGLAGEFTEEELRTLAAAAPLIQRLAEKI
- a CDS encoding MFS transporter, which encodes MAVATAVEPATDKRYQWVALTNTTAAMFMSALDGSIVLIALPPIFRGIHLDPLAPGNIAYLLWMIMGYRLVQAVFVVSLGRLGDMFGRVRIYNAGFMVFTIASVLLSFDPFDGAHGAMWLIGWRLLQAVGGSMLMANSAAILTDAFPAHRRGFALGVNQVAALAGMFIGLVAGGLLSAWDWRAVFWVNVPVGIFGTYWAYRRLRETSRATGGRIDWWGNVTFAVGLGAVLIGVTQGLQPYHGHAMGWTNPTVITLLTVGVVGLIGFYLIESHIAEPMFDLSLFKIHDFTVGNAASLAISVARGGLQFILVIWLQGIWLPLHGYDYADTPLWAGIFLLPMTVGFLIAGPVSGYLSDKFGSRGLSTAGAAVFGSSFVGLMLLPVQFPYWAFATLLAINGIGSGMFGAPNTSSIMSSVPASKRGAASGMRSTFQNSGTALSIGVFFSLMIAGLAAKLPHALTSGLQQQGVSAHAATQVGHLPPVSSLFAAMLGVNPVQHLLSGVGALSSLSPDAQARLTGREFFPNLLSGPFHHGLLVVFGVATGLSALAMIACLGRSKGRNVAQDEEG